Proteins encoded by one window of Halococcus hamelinensis 100A6:
- a CDS encoding SDR family NAD(P)-dependent oxidoreductase, whose product MIEPDLSGRTALVTGSAKGVGRELLLSLAERGASVAVHYHTSPDAAEEVASAAREHDVEATTVQGDVTDPSAVDELFSAVEADLGSVEVLVNNVGAFAPTHWEAIDFETWNLVLETNLNGTYLCSKRALPGMRENDWGRIVNVGYASADRLLVAPKNFPYFVAKAGVVMFTRMLAADTQDTGITANAISPYVVQNSEVFPEDLPRGRPASFDDMSQAMLVFLEEGSDYLSGQNLAVDGGWRPERV is encoded by the coding sequence ATGATCGAACCCGACCTCTCGGGGCGGACGGCACTGGTGACGGGCAGCGCGAAAGGTGTCGGGCGCGAACTGCTCCTCTCGTTGGCCGAGCGCGGCGCGTCGGTCGCGGTCCACTACCACACCAGCCCCGACGCGGCCGAGGAGGTCGCGAGCGCTGCGCGCGAGCACGACGTCGAGGCCACAACGGTGCAGGGCGACGTCACCGACCCCAGTGCCGTCGACGAGCTGTTCTCGGCGGTTGAGGCCGACCTCGGGAGCGTAGAGGTCCTCGTCAACAACGTGGGAGCGTTCGCGCCAACACACTGGGAGGCGATCGACTTCGAGACGTGGAACCTGGTGCTCGAAACCAACCTCAACGGGACGTACCTCTGTTCGAAGCGGGCGCTGCCGGGGATGCGCGAGAACGACTGGGGCCGTATCGTCAACGTGGGCTACGCGAGTGCGGACCGGCTGTTGGTCGCGCCGAAGAACTTCCCGTACTTCGTCGCCAAGGCGGGGGTCGTGATGTTCACGCGGATGCTCGCCGCCGACACCCAGGACACCGGGATCACAGCCAACGCGATCTCGCCGTACGTGGTCCAGAACTCCGAGGTGTTTCCCGAGGACCTCCCGCGCGGCCGTCCGGCGTCGTTCGACGACATGTCCCAGGCGATGTTGGTCTTCCTCGAAGAGGGAAGCGATTACCTGAGTGGGCAGAACCTCGCCGTCGACGGCGGCTGGCGACCCGAACGGGTCTGA
- a CDS encoding OsmC family protein — MADITVSSTSEEGFSTTSRVGEFELTIDATNENGPDPNQTLVADYASCYIPAFRVGAQQNDYDDLGKVEIDAEADLDDDDDLSAIRFDMRVEADIDGDEDTLVETGEEICHVHSALKEELHADISVDGDAF; from the coding sequence ATGGCAGACATCACCGTCAGCAGTACGTCCGAAGAAGGGTTCTCGACCACCAGCCGCGTCGGCGAGTTCGAACTCACCATCGACGCCACCAACGAGAACGGCCCCGACCCGAACCAGACGCTCGTGGCCGACTACGCCTCGTGTTACATCCCGGCGTTCCGCGTCGGTGCCCAGCAGAACGACTACGACGACCTCGGGAAGGTCGAGATCGACGCCGAGGCCGACCTCGACGACGACGACGACCTCTCCGCCATCCGCTTCGACATGCGCGTCGAGGCCGACATCGACGGCGACGAGGACACGCTCGTCGAGACCGGCGAGGAGATCTGTCACGTCCACTCCGCACTCAAAGAGGAGCTCCACGCCGACATCTCGGTCGACGGCGACGCGTTCTAA
- a CDS encoding metal-dependent hydrolase: MELTWHGHSTWYVEVGDTSLLIDPFFDNPHTSKEPADIDEPDYVVLTHGHADHIADVGEFADATVVATPELAAYVEAEFGVAETIGMNIGGTVECDDAYVTMHRADHTNGIGMDYEYELGMPTGVLVSDDQPGPDGTGTSFYHAGDTGLMPEMRDVISPFLQPDAVALPMGDHFTMGIWQASIAADWLDAPHVFPMHYDTMPPLEADPEAFADAVDERAADSEVHVLDDDGSFTLD; the protein is encoded by the coding sequence ATGGAACTCACCTGGCACGGCCACTCGACGTGGTACGTCGAGGTCGGCGACACCAGTCTCCTGATCGACCCGTTCTTCGACAACCCGCACACGTCGAAGGAGCCGGCGGACATCGACGAACCCGACTACGTCGTGCTCACCCACGGCCACGCCGACCACATCGCCGACGTCGGCGAGTTCGCCGACGCGACGGTGGTCGCCACCCCCGAGCTCGCGGCCTACGTCGAGGCGGAGTTCGGGGTCGCCGAGACGATCGGCATGAACATCGGCGGCACCGTCGAGTGCGACGACGCCTACGTCACGATGCATCGCGCCGACCACACCAACGGCATCGGAATGGACTACGAGTACGAACTCGGGATGCCGACGGGTGTCCTCGTGAGTGACGACCAGCCGGGCCCCGACGGCACCGGCACGTCGTTCTACCACGCCGGCGACACCGGTCTGATGCCCGAGATGCGTGACGTAATCAGCCCGTTCCTCCAGCCCGACGCGGTCGCGCTCCCGATGGGCGACCACTTCACGATGGGGATCTGGCAGGCCTCGATCGCGGCCGACTGGCTCGACGCGCCGCACGTCTTCCCGATGCACTACGACACGATGCCGCCGCTCGAAGCCGACCCCGAGGCGTTCGCCGACGCGGTCGACGAACGCGCCGCCGACAGCGAGGTCCACGTCCTCGACGACGACGGCTCGTTCACCCTCGACTGA
- a CDS encoding DUF5803 family protein — protein sequence MTRRRALGFVLLFAFVALAGCTSAFGPSPANQDALTQNESYGWNTDVNASINITGGSYEAVYRVDNRSEFVVHRRDGLQRDRPLAISALKFQYPNGSVVTAASPKLNATNEQERTVIDLPARDGRVAFEASAQGKQFVTQTFVPGSYAVTIPKGMRVDYEPLARVDPGDYETERTASGHVRIHWENVESDSVAVRYYLQRDLYIFAGGLAVLVVVALVGVLYYLRQIRGLEAERRRASPDENRRDDP from the coding sequence ATGACCCGACGGCGAGCGCTCGGATTCGTCCTCCTGTTCGCGTTCGTCGCGCTCGCGGGCTGTACATCCGCGTTCGGGCCGAGCCCCGCGAATCAGGACGCGCTCACCCAGAACGAGAGCTACGGCTGGAACACGGACGTCAACGCCTCTATCAACATCACCGGCGGGAGCTACGAGGCGGTCTACCGCGTCGACAATCGCTCCGAGTTCGTGGTCCATCGTCGCGACGGCCTCCAGCGCGACCGGCCGCTCGCCATCTCGGCGCTCAAGTTTCAGTACCCCAACGGCAGCGTAGTGACGGCGGCCTCGCCGAAACTCAACGCGACCAACGAACAGGAGCGAACGGTGATCGACCTCCCGGCACGTGACGGACGGGTCGCGTTCGAGGCCTCGGCCCAGGGCAAGCAGTTCGTGACCCAGACGTTCGTCCCCGGGAGCTACGCGGTCACGATCCCGAAGGGAATGCGGGTCGACTACGAACCGCTCGCGCGAGTGGATCCGGGCGACTACGAGACCGAGCGCACCGCCTCGGGCCACGTCCGCATCCACTGGGAGAACGTCGAGAGCGATAGCGTGGCCGTCCGGTACTACCTCCAGCGCGACCTCTACATCTTCGCAGGCGGGCTGGCGGTACTCGTGGTCGTCGCCCTCGTCGGCGTGCTCTACTACCTCCGGCAGATCCGCGGGCTCGAAGCGGAGCGCCGCAGGGCCAGCCCCGACGAGAACCGCCGGGACGACCCCTGA
- a CDS encoding DUF2110 family protein — protein sequence MVVLATKCYVEGDARERALDGLRSLVENAIGDLAVEYEVGLRHDDFPSVTVSGEDETVARNVLHEEWGAITPEFEAGDVYTGTLERWDEEGLVLDAGEEVRIPSDQLGLGPGTPDQIRTRYGLVQHLPLKFVSGEPNRLADEERDRLYEWSRGAGRVNVNSATRGETRATVNRAGHAQDIITVERLGLLEQSIVCADGTDPPGLLASIGSYLPAELLCVVA from the coding sequence ATGGTCGTTCTCGCCACCAAGTGTTACGTCGAGGGCGACGCCCGCGAGCGTGCGCTGGACGGTCTCCGGTCGCTGGTCGAGAACGCCATCGGCGACCTCGCGGTCGAGTACGAGGTCGGGCTCCGCCACGACGACTTCCCGAGCGTCACGGTGTCGGGCGAGGACGAGACCGTCGCCAGGAACGTCCTCCACGAGGAGTGGGGCGCGATCACCCCCGAGTTCGAAGCGGGCGACGTCTACACCGGCACCCTCGAACGCTGGGACGAGGAGGGACTAGTGCTGGATGCGGGCGAGGAGGTTCGGATCCCGAGCGACCAACTCGGCCTGGGTCCCGGAACGCCCGACCAGATCCGAACGCGATACGGGTTGGTCCAGCATCTCCCCCTGAAGTTCGTCTCCGGCGAGCCCAACCGGCTGGCCGACGAGGAGCGCGACCGGCTCTACGAGTGGTCGCGGGGGGCCGGTCGGGTCAACGTCAACAGCGCGACGCGCGGCGAGACCCGCGCGACGGTGAACCGGGCGGGTCACGCCCAGGACATCATCACCGTCGAACGGCTCGGCCTGCTCGAACAGAGCATCGTCTGTGCCGACGGGACCGACCCGCCGGGGCTGCTCGCGAGCATCGGGAGCTACCTCCCGGCCGAACTCCTCTGCGTCGTCGCATGA
- the tfe gene encoding transcription factor E, producing the protein MAFEDLLSDPVVQTYLHELVGPRGMPVAAAPPDGEVTDEELAEELDLELNDVRRALFILYENDLASYRRLRDEDSGWLTYLWTFEYESIPENLRDEMERLLDALEERREYERTHEFFLCQTDSIRFEFEEAMEFGFECPQCGSELESLDNDQLIEGMDTRIDRLRSELNVPA; encoded by the coding sequence ATGGCGTTCGAGGACCTCCTTTCTGATCCGGTAGTGCAGACCTATCTCCACGAGCTCGTCGGCCCGCGGGGAATGCCCGTCGCCGCCGCCCCGCCCGACGGCGAGGTCACCGACGAGGAGCTCGCCGAGGAGCTCGACCTCGAACTCAACGACGTCCGGCGCGCGCTGTTCATCCTCTACGAGAACGACCTCGCGAGCTACCGCCGGCTCCGCGACGAGGATTCGGGCTGGTTGACCTACCTCTGGACGTTCGAGTACGAGTCGATCCCCGAGAACCTCCGGGACGAGATGGAACGGCTGCTCGACGCGCTCGAAGAGCGCCGGGAGTACGAGCGGACCCACGAGTTCTTCCTCTGTCAGACCGACTCGATCCGCTTCGAGTTCGAGGAGGCCATGGAGTTCGGCTTCGAGTGCCCCCAGTGTGGCTCCGAGCTCGAATCGCTCGACAACGACCAGCTGATCGAGGGGATGGACACCCGCATCGATCGGCTCCGGTCCGAACTCAACGTCCCCGCCTGA
- a CDS encoding tRNA (cytidine(56)-2'-O)-methyltransferase — protein sequence MQDEPAVHVLRLGHRPGRDERMSSHVGLTARALGADRVVFAGEAAGPEETVADITERFGGPFEVEVTDAYRPLLEEFPGPVVHLTMYGLPVEEVEAEIRNSHRDQPLLVVVGAEKVSFDVYEAADYNVAVTNQPHSEVASLAVFLDRLFEGRELDREWTDAECRVVPKARGKRVEPTDNGE from the coding sequence ATGCAGGACGAACCCGCGGTCCACGTACTCCGGCTCGGCCACCGGCCGGGTCGCGACGAGCGGATGAGTTCGCACGTAGGGCTCACCGCCCGTGCCCTGGGGGCCGACCGGGTGGTCTTCGCGGGCGAGGCCGCCGGCCCCGAGGAGACCGTCGCCGACATCACCGAACGCTTCGGCGGCCCGTTCGAGGTCGAGGTCACCGACGCCTACCGTCCGTTGCTGGAGGAGTTCCCGGGCCCCGTCGTCCATCTCACGATGTACGGCCTCCCGGTGGAGGAGGTGGAGGCCGAGATCAGGAACAGCCACCGTGATCAGCCGCTGCTCGTCGTAGTGGGGGCGGAAAAGGTCTCCTTCGACGTCTACGAGGCCGCCGACTACAACGTCGCCGTCACCAACCAGCCCCACTCGGAGGTGGCCTCGCTCGCGGTGTTCCTCGACCGGCTCTTCGAGGGCCGCGAACTCGACCGCGAGTGGACGGACGCCGAGTGCCGGGTGGTACCGAAGGCCCGCGGCAAGCGCGTCGAGCCGACCGACAACGGGGAGTGA
- a CDS encoding DsbA family protein, translating into MLLAASGVAVTSLAGCLGLGGGSASADSDLPDYNASGGLSVSQPLDAPLKGDPNAGVTVAAYEDFACPHCQEYVQNVVPEIQSSYIDSNDIRYEHHDFPIPVDEPASYTAANAARAAQALAGDEAFWTYLDQLFANQSSLGPEFYASLGEETGLGADRVRNAATNRRFEQTIANDKQQGMQNGVEGTPAVFVNGTPVDPTVDAISSAIDSAQ; encoded by the coding sequence ATGCTGCTCGCCGCGAGCGGGGTCGCCGTCACGTCCCTCGCGGGCTGTCTCGGCCTGGGCGGCGGCTCCGCGAGCGCGGATTCGGACCTGCCCGACTACAACGCGAGCGGCGGTCTCTCGGTTAGTCAGCCGCTCGATGCACCCCTCAAGGGCGACCCGAACGCCGGCGTGACCGTGGCGGCCTACGAGGACTTCGCCTGTCCGCACTGCCAGGAGTACGTACAGAACGTCGTCCCGGAGATCCAGAGCAGCTACATCGACTCGAACGACATCCGCTACGAGCACCACGACTTCCCGATCCCGGTCGACGAGCCCGCCTCCTACACCGCCGCGAACGCCGCCCGCGCCGCACAGGCGCTCGCCGGCGACGAGGCCTTCTGGACCTACCTCGACCAGCTGTTCGCGAACCAGAGTTCGCTGGGCCCGGAGTTCTACGCGTCGCTCGGCGAGGAGACCGGGCTCGGTGCGGACCGGGTCAGGAACGCCGCGACGAACCGCCGATTCGAGCAAACCATCGCGAACGACAAACAGCAGGGGATGCAAAACGGTGTCGAGGGGACGCCGGCGGTGTTCGTCAACGGAACGCCGGTGGACCCGACCGTCGACGCGATCAGTTCGGCGATCGATTCCGCGCAGTGA
- a CDS encoding NAD-dependent epimerase/dehydratase family protein: MNLTDKRVLITGGAGLVGSHLAGRLLDDNEVVVADDCSKGDRERVPEGAEFVEADMTSEDDVAEAITSDLDCVFHFAAYTDTNYADPRRLFEENGAMTYNVLERMDEVGVSNVAFTSSSTVYGEAPMPTPEDHAPLEPISIYGASKLADEGLLSTYAHSHGFTVWLYRFANIVGPNQRGNVVPDFIEKLDENPDELEILGDGRQEKSYLHVSDCVEAVRHVVESTDKPMNTYNLGTRTTTSVTDIADIVADEMGVDPEYSYTGGDRGWTGDVPKMRLAVEKLTDLGYEPELSSDEAVRRGARELIDEIT; the protein is encoded by the coding sequence ATGAACCTCACCGACAAACGGGTGCTCATCACGGGCGGGGCGGGACTCGTCGGCTCCCACCTCGCGGGTCGGCTTCTCGACGACAACGAGGTCGTGGTGGCCGACGACTGCTCGAAGGGCGACCGTGAACGGGTTCCCGAGGGAGCCGAGTTCGTCGAGGCCGACATGACAAGCGAGGACGATGTCGCCGAGGCTATCACTTCGGACCTCGATTGTGTCTTCCACTTCGCGGCCTACACCGACACCAACTACGCGGACCCGCGCCGGCTCTTCGAGGAGAACGGCGCGATGACCTACAACGTCCTCGAACGCATGGACGAGGTCGGCGTCTCGAACGTCGCCTTCACCTCCTCCTCGACCGTCTACGGGGAGGCACCGATGCCGACCCCCGAGGACCACGCGCCGCTCGAACCTATCTCGATCTACGGCGCGAGCAAGCTCGCCGACGAGGGCCTCCTCTCGACCTACGCTCACTCCCACGGTTTCACCGTCTGGCTCTACCGCTTCGCCAACATCGTCGGCCCGAACCAGCGCGGCAACGTCGTCCCCGACTTCATCGAAAAGCTCGACGAGAACCCCGACGAACTGGAGATCCTCGGGGACGGTCGTCAGGAGAAGTCCTACCTCCACGTCTCGGACTGTGTCGAGGCGGTCCGTCACGTCGTGGAGAGTACTGATAAACCGATGAACACCTACAACCTCGGGACGCGAACCACGACCTCGGTGACGGATATCGCCGACATCGTGGCCGACGAGATGGGGGTCGACCCCGAGTACTCCTACACCGGCGGCGACCGTGGCTGGACCGGCGACGTCCCGAAGATGCGCCTCGCAGTCGAGAAGCTCACCGACCTCGGCTACGAGCCCGAACTGTCGAGCGACGAGGCGGTCCGGCGCGGCGCGCGCGAACTCATCGACGAGATCACTTAG
- a CDS encoding BsuPI-related putative proteinase inhibitor, with amino-acid sequence MALVGTLDLLTNPDRVSFAFTVENDGDEPVTLSFRDARTADFVVLDGEDERWRWSDEKVFAQMLRSTELVPGDAVTYDGEWSEPEPGTYTAVAILEAEELDCEARAAFSV; translated from the coding sequence TCGGAACCCTCGACCTTCTGACGAACCCCGACCGGGTCTCGTTCGCCTTCACCGTCGAGAACGACGGGGACGAACCCGTAACGCTCTCCTTTCGCGACGCACGGACCGCCGACTTCGTCGTGCTCGATGGGGAAGACGAACGCTGGCGGTGGTCGGATGAAAAGGTGTTCGCACAGATGCTTCGGTCGACGGAACTCGTACCCGGCGACGCTGTGACCTACGACGGCGAGTGGTCGGAGCCGGAGCCGGGCACCTACACCGCGGTGGCGATCCTCGAAGCCGAAGAGTTGGACTGCGAGGCCCGGGCTGCGTTCTCCGTCTAA